The nucleotide window CCATTTTTTAATAATTTCAAATTTTGATTGTATTTTAGAAGAGGTAGATATTTTGTATCAGTATATTTGCTATCAAAAGACACCAATAAATCATCAATATCTGGATTATTTAAAAAGGGAATAAATTGAAATTCTTCAGGTAAAATGTCATTTTCATCAAAATGAGCTAAATCTATATTTTGAATAAGAATTTTTGGTTTTTTATTATTTTTTAAATAAATATTCAACTTCGAAAGTTGTAAATTATTACCACCGGCATTATAGCTAATATTGTAAGTTTTTAATCTAAGTTTATCTTCTATGATTTTTGAATTATATCCAACAAATCCTCTTGAAGACCCCATTATAATGACATCACTATTGATTTTGCCTTCTAATGTATTTTGCCAATCATTATAAACATTATTTTGCCAATTTTGTAAACCTCTGTCTGCTAAACATTGAATAAGAAAAGCTACAGCTAATACAATTAGTATAATTTCGGAAATATAAAAAATAAATTTTCTCATCTATATTAATATCATTTTCGTTAAAATTGAAAGTAAATGAACTTATTATCAATACTAAACTGTCCTAATACCAATATTAATAAAATTGTAAATGTTAATTTTAATTTAGAAAACTTATTCCCCAAAGGACAATCATGCTTTCTGTTTCTCCATTCTAAAACCATAAAAAAAGGCAACAAAAAAAGAACATTATAAGTAATTTGCTCTTTTACATTATTATAGTCAAAACTAAAAACTAAAATTCTTCTTATATAATCGATCGCATTCGTGATATTGTTTGACCTGAAAAATATCCAGGAGAAACAAACCAGTACAAAAGTAATTCCCATGTGAAAAATCACCTTGATTGATTCAAAATTAAAACTGAGTGCTACATCTCCTATATTATCTCGATTCTTTTTGAATAAAAGCAAAGGAATAAAATAAACTGCATTTATTAAGCCCCAAATAATATATGTCCAATTTGCTCCATGCCAAAAACCACTCAGCAAAAAAATCAAAAATACATTTCTAATCTGCTTCCATTTATTTCCTTTACTTCCACCCAGCGGAATATAAACATAATCTCGAAACCATGACGAAAGAGAAATATGCCAACGACGCCAAAACTCGGCTATATCTCTTGAAAAGTAAGGATAATTGAAATTGCGTAATAAATCTAATCCAAACAATTTTGACATTCCTAATGCCATATCTGAATATCCCGAAAAATCGCCATAAATCTGAAATGCAAAATAGACTGTTCCTATAATTAATGTGACAGAATCCATTTTTTCATAATTGTCAAAAATTTGATTCGCATAAATGGCACACGTGTCAGCTATGACAACCTTTTTGAATAATCCCCAAATTATTTGACTAATTCCTTCTTTAGATTTTTCTAAATCAAATCTTCTCTTTTCCTTTAATTGAGGCAACAAATGAGTAGCACGTTCAATAGGCCCGGCAACTAAAAGTGGAAAATAACTTACGAAAAGTGAATAATCTACAAAATTATATTCGGCCTTAATTCTTTTAAAATAAATATCAATTACATAAGATAATCCGTGAAAAGTATAGAAAGAGATTCCAACCGGTAAAACCACATCTAACAAAATCGGACTGGCTTTAAAACCGACAGTTGTCAGCATTTGAGCAAACGATTCTGAGAAAAAGTTGTAATATTTAAAAACTCCAAGAAATCCTAAATTGACAGAAACGCTTAGCCAAAACCAAAACTTTCGTCCTTTATCATTATTGCTTTTTTCAATTCTGATTCCGGTATAATAATCGAGAAACGTCGAGAAAACTAACAGAAATAAAAAACGCCAATCCCAACAGGAATAGAAATAATAACTGGCAATAATAAGAAGTGCATTTTGTGTACTTTTTGTTTTGTTAAAAACGAACCAATACAAAAAAAACACTACGGGCAAAAAAATGAAAAAAGCCAGAGAATTAAAAAACATAATTTATTTAAAAAATTGAATTTTATTTTGAAGTTGTAATCAACTAAAACTTTACAGATATATTCTTCCGGAAGTATATTAATGCTTATTTATTTTTTAATATTTTATGTTTTTTTATTCAAAAAATTATTTATTTCAAATTTTATTTTTGCCATTTTAAAATCTCTCTTGATCGTTTTAAAAAAAACAAGTAAATTAGTAAAGAATATTTTTTTAATTAATGAAGCAACGATTTTAATTTTACTATGATATGTTCGATTATATAGTTGAAACTCAGAAATTGTTTCATTCTTAAATCGATTCAATTCTGATTCCTCAGAGCGATTAATAAAATAAAAGAAAGTTTCATCTATATCATAAATCTTATATCCTGCTTGGGTAACTTTTTCTGACCATTCTTTATCTTCTTTAAAAACTAACTTTTCATCAAAATGAATTTGTTCCCAAACTTCTTTAGATAAAAGACCACATGCAGCCATAAATCCAAATTTTAATGGATCTTTCACTTCAAAATTATTTATTATTGCTCGTTCATAGTTTTCAATACTATTAATAAAACGCAATCCTGCAAAATCTTTTTTATCCTTTATAAACTGAATCGAATTTTTAAAAAAACTTCCTCCGATAGGTATTGAATGAGAGCTTAACAAAAAAACATAATTATTTTTTGATTCCCTTATGCCTAAGTTTATGGCCTTTCCATAAGTGAATTGCTCAATATTTACAACCTTACAGTTATATTTTTTGGCAACTTTAATACTATTATCAGTTGAATTATTGTCAACAATGATTATCTCATCAATGTCATCAGAATACCTTTTTGTTAATATACTAAGTGTTCTTTCTAAATAATCTGCTTCATTCTTATTCCGAATAACGACACTAATCATCATAAATGTTTTTTTTAAAATTGGATCTTCCCCTTAATTAAAAATCTCTTTCTAATTTAGAATCTCATCAACAACATTCCATATTTTTTCCGAGGCTTCAGTGGGTTTCTTCCCAACAATAATCTCAAACCACTCTTTTCCTTCTTTTACACTTGATTGATTTTTATCGATAATATCCTTAACATTTGCTGTTAGAGTCTTTTTATCAAACGCCCACAAAACTGCATTTTTACCAGGCATGGATCGAAAATGGATATATTTATAATTTTGACCAATATCCCTAATTCCTTTTGTTAATTGAGGTTGTTCATAATCAAAAAACAAACATGATTTATTGTGCGCAACAAAGTCAAAAACCATAGAAGAAGCAATATTTGCAACAAATTCTGTATGTTCACAAATGTTTGATTGAAGGGCAAAATCTTCTTTAGTTGGCATAATTTCATTCCAGAGTGTCCCTACCGGACGCCATAAAGGATCTATAGAAACAATAACATCTTTGTATTTTTCTAAAATAGAATCGTAACGGTTCGTAAAATCAACTGGACATTTTCGATATATTATTCCAAGATTGTAGCCTTCTTTATTCAATTCAAGAACTGCCACTGCTAAATCTTCTAAGTAGTATTGATCTAAAGGTGAAGTAACTATATCATCTCCAGAAAAACAGATATAACGTTTATTCAAATCTAATTCATATTCCGCAAAAAATGCTTCTTTGGTTTGCAATAGATTTCTATCAAAATGACTTTCAAATTGTGGTGTTCCTGTAACAAAAACATCTTCGGATTTGACGTAAGGACAATATTGCAATAATTCTTTTTTCATGTGTTCACTCCACACAAAATAGTAATCGGTTTCAACCAAAGTAGTAGCTTTCGGTAAATTATCCCAGGAAAATACAAATGTAGCTGTGGGAATTCCTAAATCTTGTGCAGCAACAATGGGAGCTATAGCTTGAGTTGGACGTTGATTTGTACAAAAAACAAAATCGGGTTTATGCTCCGTTAATTGTTTTTTGCAATAAGCATATTTAGAGGTTTTACGCTCTAATTTTTTGACTTGTTTTCTGATAAATTTAATTCCTCTTTCATTCGACCCAAAAAAAACCAGTACATTAACAACTGTACTTTTAAAGGCATTTTTTAGACCCCTGTAAGATTGTGGAAAATTATAAGTGTTATATACTGTTTCATTAAATTTTTTATCAAAAAAATTTAATTCGGTACGCTTACGTGCTCTTGTAAAAATAGTGGTCAGAGGATGAATCGTCTGATTGTCAATTCTTATTTCCTGAAAGTCTAATTCCTTTTCAATTGAAAAAGGAGTGTTATTCCAATATGTAATATTATATCCTTTATTCTCTCCTATATCTTTAAACTTTGTAAATGCAAAATTTCGAAGGCCAACCCCATCAGGTAAAAAAATAAATATCTTTTTATCCATAGCATTAAGCATTTCTATATTTAAGTTTATCTCTTTGAACCTGTTCAATTGGCAAAATATCCTGACTTTTAAACGTTAATGCTTTATACACAGCCTTTAAGTCTCTGGACAATTTTCGAACACCTTCTGGTTCTAATGATGCAGCATGATCTGTACCTTTCCAAGTACGATCTAAAGTATAATGACGTTCTATAATATTTGCTCCCAAAGTATAAGCTGCTATATCTACAGCAATACCTAAATGATGTCCGGAAAAACCAATACTTTTTACCTTATCTGCATATTTATCTATCAGTAATTTAATATCTAATAAACAAACATCCTCAAAAGGCACGGGGTAACCAGAAGTGCAGTTGTAAATAACCAAATCTTTATTACGTCCTTTATTCACAAAAAAATCAACCAAATTACTTGTTTCGTCTTTTGTTGTCATTCCTGTTGAAATGTGAATCTCTCCTTTATAATTATCGCATAACCAATCTATCATTTCGAAATTATTGTTACACGCCGATGGAATTTTGATAAAATCTGGATTCAATGAAGCAATCTCTTTTGCCGATGTCGTATCCCAAACTGAAGTTGAATATACAATCCCTAAATCTTCACAATACTCTTTAAGTTCTGCATGTTGCTGAAGATTAAATTCTAAAAACTCACGATGGGCACCATAAGTTTCCCCGTAAGAATTAGAAGGATTTGGGTGAGGCTTATTATATTGTTCAACTGTAAGCAATTCTTTATTATTACGTTTTTGGAATTTTACTGCATCTGAATTACAAAAAATCTTTGCAATTCTAATCAATTCTTTAGCGATTACCATATCTCCTTTATGATTGCATCCAATCTCTGCAATTACAAAAGGTTTTTTATAATTATTCATATCTTTTATTATACTTCATTATCAATTCGCATACTTCTCTAATTGCTCCGCCTCCTGACGATTTTGACAGAACAAAATCAGAGTGCAGTTTAATTATATCTGTAGCATTTGCTGGCGCAAAAGACCAGGAAACAGAACACATACTTGCCAAATCATTAACATCATCCCCTACATAAGCTAAAGCTCCAAAACTAGTGTTTTGTTCTTTAACAAAATAGT belongs to Flavobacterium gilvum and includes:
- a CDS encoding MBOAT family O-acyltransferase, producing MFFNSLAFFIFLPVVFFLYWFVFNKTKSTQNALLIIASYYFYSCWDWRFLFLLVFSTFLDYYTGIRIEKSNNDKGRKFWFWLSVSVNLGFLGVFKYYNFFSESFAQMLTTVGFKASPILLDVVLPVGISFYTFHGLSYVIDIYFKRIKAEYNFVDYSLFVSYFPLLVAGPIERATHLLPQLKEKRRFDLEKSKEGISQIIWGLFKKVVIADTCAIYANQIFDNYEKMDSVTLIIGTVYFAFQIYGDFSGYSDMALGMSKLFGLDLLRNFNYPYFSRDIAEFWRRWHISLSSWFRDYVYIPLGGSKGNKWKQIRNVFLIFLLSGFWHGANWTYIIWGLINAVYFIPLLLFKKNRDNIGDVALSFNFESIKVIFHMGITFVLVCFSWIFFRSNNITNAIDYIRRILVFSFDYNNVKEQITYNVLFLLPFFMVLEWRNRKHDCPLGNKFSKLKLTFTILLILVLGQFSIDNKFIYFQF
- a CDS encoding glycosyltransferase family 2 protein; protein product: MMISVVIRNKNEADYLERTLSILTKRYSDDIDEIIIVDNNSTDNSIKVAKKYNCKVVNIEQFTYGKAINLGIRESKNNYVFLLSSHSIPIGGSFFKNSIQFIKDKKDFAGLRFINSIENYERAIINNFEVKDPLKFGFMAACGLLSKEVWEQIHFDEKLVFKEDKEWSEKVTQAGYKIYDIDETFFYFINRSEESELNRFKNETISEFQLYNRTYHSKIKIVASLIKKIFFTNLLVFFKTIKRDFKMAKIKFEINNFLNKKT
- a CDS encoding glycosyltransferase family protein codes for the protein MDKKIFIFLPDGVGLRNFAFTKFKDIGENKGYNITYWNNTPFSIEKELDFQEIRIDNQTIHPLTTIFTRARKRTELNFFDKKFNETVYNTYNFPQSYRGLKNAFKSTVVNVLVFFGSNERGIKFIRKQVKKLERKTSKYAYCKKQLTEHKPDFVFCTNQRPTQAIAPIVAAQDLGIPTATFVFSWDNLPKATTLVETDYYFVWSEHMKKELLQYCPYVKSEDVFVTGTPQFESHFDRNLLQTKEAFFAEYELDLNKRYICFSGDDIVTSPLDQYYLEDLAVAVLELNKEGYNLGIIYRKCPVDFTNRYDSILEKYKDVIVSIDPLWRPVGTLWNEIMPTKEDFALQSNICEHTEFVANIASSMVFDFVAHNKSCLFFDYEQPQLTKGIRDIGQNYKYIHFRSMPGKNAVLWAFDKKTLTANVKDIIDKNQSSVKEGKEWFEIIVGKKPTEASEKIWNVVDEILN
- a CDS encoding N-acetylneuraminate synthase family protein, which gives rise to MNNYKKPFVIAEIGCNHKGDMVIAKELIRIAKIFCNSDAVKFQKRNNKELLTVEQYNKPHPNPSNSYGETYGAHREFLEFNLQQHAELKEYCEDLGIVYSTSVWDTTSAKEIASLNPDFIKIPSACNNNFEMIDWLCDNYKGEIHISTGMTTKDETSNLVDFFVNKGRNKDLVIYNCTSGYPVPFEDVCLLDIKLLIDKYADKVKSIGFSGHHLGIAVDIAAYTLGANIIERHYTLDRTWKGTDHAASLEPEGVRKLSRDLKAVYKALTFKSQDILPIEQVQRDKLKYRNA